The genomic DNA ATGACGAATTCAGCGGCGAGGGGAGCAGGGAGCTCAAGGCGACGCGCGAGGATATCGTGGCTGCGGCTGGCGAAATCGCCAAAATGCCCATGCACGAGCGCGATAGCGACATCCGCGAAATGGCGGGAAGAATCGGCGTCCCCCAGAAGGCTATCCGCGAGGAAGTTGAGCGCATCGTTAAAGGAAATACTCAGCGGAGGCGAAAGGAAGTCCACGACAAACAGAAGGACAACCTCGTTAAGTTTCCGCTCGGCTATGAGATGCGGGATGATGGGCTGTACGAGATTTCAGACAGCGAAGGCTCCGATATCAAGCTTTGCGGGCCGTTCAAAGTCCGTGGAAGTGCGCGGGATGGTGATGGCGGGGGCTGGTCAACTCTAATCGAATTCATCGACCCGGACGAAAAGGAAAAATCCTTCCTTGTGACGCCTGAGCTAACTTTGAGCGGTTCAGGGAAGCTTGAGCCGCGCTTGGCGGCCGAAGGACTAGAACTCGCTGGGCAATGGACGCACGCCAAGTTGAGGGATGTACTGTCGCGGGTTGAGTGTGAAGCCCGGTTACGCTTGGTCCCTGGCCCCGGCTGGCACGGCAATGCCTTCATGATGCCGGGCGGCACCACAGTCGGTGGCGGCGACGAGAAACTGTACCTTGATCAGCGCCTCAGAAGCGCAGACGGCTTTACCGCGTCCGGATCACTGGAAGACTGGAAGAACGGCGTTGCCAAACTGATACCGGGGAATTCGCTCGGCATATTCTTCATGTCGGCCGCGTTCGCTGGACCGCTGCTTCGCCCTTTAGAAATGCACGGCGGCGGATTCCACATCTATGGGCAGTCTCAATCAGGCAAGACAACGGCTCTACAGCTAGCAGCGAGCGTGTGGGGGAAGCCTGAGAACGGGCTTGGGCTGCATTCGTGGAACGCAACGCAGAATGGGCTTGAGCATCGGTTCCAAACGGCTAATGACACGCTGCTCTGTCTTGACGAATTGCAGGAGACGGGGCGCACCAATATCGCTGACGCCGTGTACATGGCCGCAAACGGCAGTGGGAAAGGACGGCTCAATAGCGACGCCAGCGCAAGGGAGACACGTAAATGGCGTGCGCTATTCCTGTCCACCGGGGAGATGAGCCTTGAAGACAAAGCGCGCGCGCAAGGCGGTGGAGGGCTTCATGCCGGTGCGGATACACGCTGTCCATCAATTCCAATTCCGGATGGGGGTTGCTTCCAGGGGGTCGGAGCCGACGAGGCTCGAAGCACCCTGGCTGGGGTGGTGAGTTGCTCCAACGCAAACCACGGCGTCGCTGGGTTGGCGTGGATCAAATATCTAGCTGAAAACGTCGAGAACCCTGACTTCATTGAAGGGCTGCGCAGGGGAGTTTCCCGAATTCGCGGTGAACTTGCTCCTAAAGGCGCTGACAATCAGGTTGTGACTGTAGCCGAGCGTTTTGCCATTGTTGCCGTGGCTGGTGAAGAAGCGATCAAGGCAGAGATACTTCCGTGGCCGCCGGGGACCGCCGAGGCTGCGGTGATGGCTGCATTCGGCTGCTGGCTTGCTGATCGTGGCGGGGCTGGCAGCAAGGAAGAGTTGCAACACGCTGATTACGTCAAAGGGGAATTGCTGCGCCTGCACTGCTTGGGGTTCCGTGAAATCACCAGCGACGGAACGCCGGGGGGCGAGAGGATAGGTGAAATGTTTGGTTTCAGGCGGGTGGTGGACGGGATGACCGAATACCTAGTTGCCGCTGCGCGGTGGCCGGTTTTCTGCGGTGGGGTCAATGGATCGCCAATGGCCGTTGCAAAATCTTGCCTCAAAGCCGGTATTCTTATGAAGGGCGACGGGAAGAACCTTACCAAAAAGCATCGCGTCGCTGGGTTTGGCAATGCCCGATACCACACCATCCGCCTCGGAAACCACATCGAGCCGGACGAGCAATTCGAACCCAGCGAAACCATTACGCCTTGAACCCGGCTGAAATCACGGCCTGGGCGGAGAGGACTTCAATCACCCTCTCCATTCAAGTCAAAGCTGTTGTGGTCAAGCCCGCGAATGGTCCAATTCCATGCGGGGCAGCCAACGACACCACCGATCACGACGAAGCCGAGGCCAGGGCGATGGCGGAAC from Roseomonas gilardii includes the following:
- a CDS encoding DUF927 domain-containing protein; translated protein: MDRFDSGMNAPRDDDEFSGEGSRELKATREDIVAAAGEIAKMPMHERDSDIREMAGRIGVPQKAIREEVERIVKGNTQRRRKEVHDKQKDNLVKFPLGYEMRDDGLYEISDSEGSDIKLCGPFKVRGSARDGDGGGWSTLIEFIDPDEKEKSFLVTPELTLSGSGKLEPRLAAEGLELAGQWTHAKLRDVLSRVECEARLRLVPGPGWHGNAFMMPGGTTVGGGDEKLYLDQRLRSADGFTASGSLEDWKNGVAKLIPGNSLGIFFMSAAFAGPLLRPLEMHGGGFHIYGQSQSGKTTALQLAASVWGKPENGLGLHSWNATQNGLEHRFQTANDTLLCLDELQETGRTNIADAVYMAANGSGKGRLNSDASARETRKWRALFLSTGEMSLEDKARAQGGGGLHAGADTRCPSIPIPDGGCFQGVGADEARSTLAGVVSCSNANHGVAGLAWIKYLAENVENPDFIEGLRRGVSRIRGELAPKGADNQVVTVAERFAIVAVAGEEAIKAEILPWPPGTAEAAVMAAFGCWLADRGGAGSKEELQHADYVKGELLRLHCLGFREITSDGTPGGERIGEMFGFRRVVDGMTEYLVAAARWPVFCGGVNGSPMAVAKSCLKAGILMKGDGKNLTKKHRVAGFGNARYHTIRLGNHIEPDEQFEPSETITP